The Alphaproteobacteria bacterium genome contains a region encoding:
- a CDS encoding cadherin domain-containing protein: MATFTLTPGVDNFSGIAGQDNFYFFTPATLQATDTIAGAAGASFIDSMVLTASGTVTASQFAGVTGIEMIGLSSGGNTVSLTNGLVAGTGTGVFSVFGDVGNDTVDASGVTNGIRIVFTASSGTDSFIGGNGNDVFQFNAADLTSADSVNGGTGFDALALATGGTVAASAFTNVAGIEELLLSGAGNAVTLTNGLVGTSGPFVVYDGSGDDTIDASGVTNGTRVVFFATAGADTLRGGNGSDYFQFNAADLTAADTVNGGAGFDILAIGNGGTVAASAFTNVTSIEELLLSNAGNSVTLMNSLVGTNPFVVYDGTGSDTIDASGVTNGNRVVFFAGAGNDTLLGGNGSDVFAINTVDLTSGDTITGGAGLDILLLNTGGTVAASALANVTGIEELILSNAGNTVALTNGVVGTPGPFVVYDGTGNDVVDASLVTNGTRVVFNIGSGTDSMIGGSGNDFFAISTADLTAADTINGGAGSDFLQFTTTGIVTAASLAGVSGIESVGLLAGNAITLANTLTSAGSLDVFGTSGAETVDGSLVSGYDIVFHASGGADVLKGGSGNDAFLIPDSAFAQIDGGSGVNDRIVLSGVGQTLDVSANAAKISNIDVLWLDLSPSNNEIVTLTAADITAISGASNTLYVVGSSDDQVSAGSGWTLMNTGVTNATLAPGYTFNEYLNSNGATLFIGDQITASLTTSSNNPPDIELDGFPPDGISPPDGPDHTATYTTGNTNGVAIADVDARYMDADANGVNSRPDHLTVTLTNPHSNDATIREYFVLTAAGHTLAAAKNITITGENTATLTLTAPHNNSTHPTADDFQELLRDIRYVDTDVRPGQDYSARIIHVDAQDQGNGSNTAAQRTATINLTKGNIPPDAPIDNDGTANTVLENSPAGSSVGVTAHATDPDGDPVTYSLTDDASGRFTIDSGTGVVKLTGPLDFETDPHSYSITVQAADNHGGTSSASFSIALADANDNAPAFTSSATPSVAENTTAVVDLTTTDADTVGTNPPTFTITGGADQALFTIAGGNHLAFISAPDFENPGSAAASNVYDVQVTANDGANSTPQTLTVTVTDTNDVAPTFTSSATPSVAENTTAVVDLTTTDADTVGTNPPTFSITGGADSGLFTITGGNHLAFISAPDFENPGSAAASNVYDVQVTANDGVNSTPQNLTVTLTDTNDNAPTFTSSATPTVFENNTAVLDLTTTDPDTVGTNPPTFTITGGADSGLFTITGGNHLAFISAPDFENPTDSGTDNGYDVQVTADDGTNQTVQNITITVADNNDAPTLSATPTNPLYTPGVDLFDAVTASTIEGGQFIDQLVFTVSNVNDTDETMSIDGSPVALTDGTIVTPTAGNGMDVTVAVVGTTATVTISKAGGVDASIIAAIVDGMTYTDAAPAGGSRDVTITSLHDTGGNANGGNPTGTPNITSTITFDQPPTITAGATLNYTEDDGAKVIDNTIVVNDPDNANLQSATVKITGGFVSGEDVLSFTNTATITGSFVGDTLTLTGSDTLAAYQAALRSVTYTDTSQDPSGADRTITWTVNDGSLNNTTVATSTIHVTPVNDQPTLTATGLSPGFTENGSAVDLYSTVAASTIEAGQNLDQLILTVTNIAGTGATESLFIDGTTVELNNGNSETTATHGMTASVALAGGTATVTVSKSGGISSGDMQTLVDNLAYGNTSDDPGAASRVVTITSLRDTGSNAAPNDNINSTLVVQSTVAVTPVNDAPKLTATSVGGTFTEPPGSGLSAPTAGAVDLFSSPSASTIEAGQAFKQIKITVSNVADTTEFLNVSGTAVDLVNGNSESVTGGTASVVVAGGTATVTIDATTTFTAAQLNSLVDSLKYDNNDDTPTATSHTITITSLTDNGGTASGGVDTSSPGLSASVTVVATNDAPVAQNFDFSASAANDAIGNTSLVLDNGVAPSPPDPAGPQKTISGNLLTGATDVDGPGPLVTVSQNNVATTHGHVTINTSGEFSYTPAAGYTGTDTFTYQVSDQNTPTAGTGTGTVTVNVATPHVWYVNADAATDGDGTSASPFKTLSHFAGAGGVDHSGDIIFVYNATNHLTGGLTLESNEQLIGQDVGLTVNGTPLEAATGVNGAIIEGGVVLGIDNTISGVTLGNTGSGTALSGTSFGTLNVDHTVVNTDNNGMILSTGAFGAGAAFTSFTSGGATDVSLTSVTGSVDLGTGTMSGQFAVNGGSVNTTYAGNLSQANNAAMVDVSGGHSGTLTFNTGTLTATNGTGLQFNNADGTYNFNGTNTLNNSVGGANANAGINIVNSSDGTFSFSSNSSITNQTSGTAFNVSGGGGNITYAGTIGTTDSTTDNSGNTSVSVVNKTGGTVAFSGNILDSNDSGGGIGISGNANSTVNFSGTAKTLDTGIGDGVSITNNTGTSNVNFTNGGLTVQTSNGTAFQDTVAGTVTVVGSGNTLATSGTGAIVNMSDVSLGASGVTFGSLQSTGASVNTTAVLLNNVDGNTFTSGGTSIAGTSGAGNDGIRVSGGSSSTFNFNGTTTVSNTANDGINLSGANGAVSFNSVALNGMGGDGIDVSGNTNSVTVSGGSIGNTNDPAGKGVTVGSGTGNVSVAASITKTTAGHVADVSGHTGGTVTFSGNLSATGGVDNGIGVSSVTGGTYNFTGQTMALSTGTSTGVDLSGNTGGTINFNPTAGGNGLDITTSSGTGFKAVSASGTGATINVVQTGTSGTAGNTINSSTGTGLDIEHNTIGSSNVTFQSISSGGAANNGITLDTTGSSGGLHVTGDGSTAGSGGTIASKTGADASTTSGIGIYLNSTSNVQLNEMNLHDFQNFGIFGNTVNNFNLTNSTVNATASGTATNGTQQGSPNNEGSILFKELTGTANITNDTVADGITSDLDVHNNNSGSSLTLNVSGSTFTGRDSATLSATVQEVLLVAGANPGDTPTITANFTNNTMTNNDARDLQAVANGAAVMNINIGQNNVAGSGGNFNGMPAAALDLDHNSTGNYNFNVQNATFTTGNFNGQTGAGLPINIFNGSQSGAASTFQGRIVQSTINGGNNPGGGFDGIALTGSGPGTMTMLVDHNTVNNISAVGISYTGAQLSATNHTNLTITNNTVNMASNANDSFGIQVSGQASSSATSVVEANISGNTVTNDAASPDYRVDARFSSATFQMPGYAGGSQDLTAIKNFVAGNNGTTSTEVSASVGLAPGGNFTNTPGGAAVPLPNNPQPMLALDGGVASASVTPGEMNLTQSQLDTIVAAAINYWAAAGASADQIATLQHVTYTVGDAMAGWLAESTANHVLVDASANGNGWFVDPTPADSSEFANVVSATRAFTDPTTDAAGHMDLLTVVAHEMGEQLGLSEQWGTDAQDNIMSVFLQDGERRLPSLADAGLAQQQESSVVVQAAEAALPTGAAASAGTPIAPGGAGDDTFHIAQGGMIVVGGAGADAFVFDQAVLTAPAAQVTHIADYSAMQGDIIDVSAIVTLPPVMRGAPAPTDADMVRVAEDASGAFATLQVSNAGQWTAVAQLDGVHAGDAVNVVLDATHAQHQLHAAWLA, translated from the coding sequence GACTCTCCAGGCGACCGATACGATTGCAGGTGCCGCGGGCGCTTCCTTCATTGACAGCATGGTGCTGACGGCAAGCGGAACAGTGACCGCCAGTCAGTTCGCTGGCGTCACCGGAATTGAAATGATCGGGCTATCGTCAGGTGGCAACACCGTCAGCCTGACCAACGGTCTGGTTGCCGGCACGGGCACAGGCGTGTTTTCGGTGTTCGGCGATGTGGGCAACGACACCGTCGATGCAAGTGGCGTTACCAACGGCATCCGCATTGTATTCACCGCTTCGAGCGGCACCGACAGTTTCATTGGCGGCAACGGGAACGATGTTTTCCAATTCAACGCCGCTGATCTGACGTCGGCGGACTCCGTCAATGGAGGAACTGGTTTCGATGCGCTCGCGCTTGCGACGGGTGGAACGGTCGCGGCGTCCGCCTTCACGAATGTAGCCGGCATTGAGGAACTGTTGCTCAGCGGCGCCGGCAACGCGGTGACGTTGACCAATGGCCTCGTCGGCACCTCCGGGCCGTTCGTTGTCTATGATGGCAGCGGCGACGACACCATTGATGCGAGCGGCGTCACCAACGGGACGCGTGTGGTGTTCTTTGCGACCGCCGGCGCCGACACGTTGCGAGGCGGAAATGGCAGCGACTATTTCCAGTTCAACGCCGCAGATCTGACGGCGGCCGATACTGTGAATGGTGGTGCCGGTTTTGACATCTTGGCGATCGGCAATGGCGGGACGGTTGCGGCCTCTGCGTTCACGAATGTGACGAGCATCGAAGAGCTTCTGCTCAGCAATGCGGGCAACTCTGTCACGCTCATGAACAGCCTTGTCGGGACCAATCCGTTCGTCGTCTACGACGGAACCGGCTCCGATACGATCGACGCCAGCGGCGTTACCAATGGAAATCGGGTCGTTTTCTTCGCAGGCGCCGGCAACGATACGTTGCTCGGCGGCAATGGCAGCGATGTCTTCGCCATCAATACCGTTGATCTCACATCGGGCGACACCATCACCGGCGGAGCTGGACTTGACATTCTGCTCCTGAACACTGGGGGCACCGTCGCGGCCTCCGCGCTCGCCAATGTGACGGGCATCGAAGAACTGATCCTCAGCAACGCCGGCAACACTGTCGCCCTGACCAATGGCGTCGTCGGCACTCCGGGACCCTTTGTTGTCTATGACGGCACCGGGAATGACGTTGTTGACGCAAGCCTTGTCACCAACGGCACGCGCGTCGTTTTCAATATCGGCAGCGGCACCGACAGCATGATCGGCGGGAGTGGCAATGACTTCTTTGCCATCTCCACTGCCGATTTGACGGCCGCCGACACGATCAACGGCGGGGCGGGGAGCGATTTCCTGCAGTTTACCACCACGGGCATTGTTACGGCCGCAAGTCTGGCCGGGGTCTCGGGAATCGAGTCTGTCGGGCTCCTCGCCGGCAACGCCATCACTCTGGCCAACACGCTCACGAGTGCCGGATCGCTCGACGTTTTCGGAACGAGCGGTGCCGAGACCGTCGACGGCTCCCTGGTCAGTGGGTACGACATTGTTTTCCATGCGAGCGGCGGCGCCGACGTTCTCAAGGGCGGTAGCGGCAACGACGCCTTCCTCATCCCGGATAGCGCTTTCGCACAAATCGATGGCGGTTCCGGCGTGAACGACCGCATCGTGCTCTCCGGTGTCGGTCAGACGCTCGATGTCTCCGCCAATGCGGCCAAGATCAGCAACATCGACGTCCTGTGGCTCGATCTGTCCCCGAGCAACAATGAAATCGTCACCTTGACGGCTGCCGATATCACGGCGATTTCCGGCGCAAGCAACACGCTTTACGTGGTGGGAAGTTCGGACGATCAGGTTAGCGCCGGCTCCGGCTGGACTTTGATGAACACCGGCGTCACCAACGCCACGCTCGCACCCGGTTACACGTTCAACGAATATCTGAATAGCAACGGCGCGACGCTTTTCATCGGCGACCAAATTACGGCGTCGCTCACCACTTCCTCCAACAATCCGCCCGACATCGAACTCGACGGCTTCCCGCCGGACGGGATCAGTCCACCCGACGGCCCAGACCACACGGCCACCTACACGACCGGCAACACGAATGGCGTCGCCATCGCGGATGTTGACGCGAGGTATATGGATGCCGATGCAAATGGGGTCAATTCGCGTCCCGACCACCTCACTGTGACGCTGACAAACCCGCACTCGAACGACGCGACTATTCGCGAGTATTTCGTGCTCACAGCCGCGGGGCATACCCTGGCGGCGGCGAAGAACATCACCATTACGGGCGAGAACACGGCGACACTCACCCTGACGGCGCCCCACAACAATTCCACGCATCCGACTGCCGACGACTTCCAGGAGCTGCTGCGCGACATCCGCTATGTCGATACCGACGTGCGCCCCGGGCAGGATTACTCGGCGCGCATCATCCACGTGGACGCGCAGGACCAGGGCAACGGTTCAAACACCGCAGCCCAGCGAACTGCGACCATCAATCTGACCAAAGGAAACATCCCGCCTGACGCACCCATCGACAATGATGGAACTGCGAATACTGTTCTGGAAAACTCGCCGGCCGGCAGCAGCGTCGGTGTGACGGCTCATGCCACAGATCCAGACGGCGACCCCGTCACGTACTCGCTGACCGACGACGCTAGTGGCCGGTTTACCATCGATTCCGGGACGGGTGTTGTAAAGTTGACCGGGCCTCTCGATTTCGAGACCGATCCGCATAGCTACAGCATTACGGTGCAGGCGGCCGACAATCACGGCGGCACCAGTTCCGCCTCGTTCTCCATCGCTCTGGCGGATGCAAACGACAATGCCCCGGCGTTCACGTCGTCAGCGACGCCGAGCGTGGCCGAGAATACGACCGCGGTCGTCGATCTGACCACGACGGACGCCGACACGGTTGGCACCAACCCGCCGACCTTCACGATCACCGGCGGCGCCGATCAGGCCCTGTTCACGATCGCGGGAGGCAACCACCTCGCATTCATCAGCGCGCCGGACTTCGAGAATCCTGGCTCGGCAGCAGCGAGCAACGTCTACGACGTGCAGGTCACGGCAAACGACGGCGCCAATTCCACGCCGCAGACCCTCACCGTGACGGTCACCGATACGAACGATGTGGCGCCGACCTTCACCTCGTCAGCGACGCCGAGTGTTGCCGAGAACACGACCGCGGTCGTCGATCTGACCACGACGGACGCCGACACGGTCGGTACCAATCCGCCGACATTCTCGATCACCGGCGGTGCGGACTCCGGGCTGTTCACGATCACCGGCGGCAATCATCTCGCATTCATCAGCGCGCCCGACTTCGAGAATCCTGGCTCGGCAGCGGCGAGCAACGTCTACGACGTGCAGGTCACGGCAAACGACGGCGTCAATTCCACGCCGCAGAACCTCACCGTCACGCTCACGGATACCAACGATAACGCGCCGACGTTCACGTCCAGTGCAACGCCGACCGTTTTCGAGAACAATACAGCCGTCCTCGATTTGACCACCACCGATCCGGACACAGTCGGCACCAACCCGCCGACCTTCACGATCACTGGCGGCGCGGACTCCGGGCTGTTTACGATCACCGGCGGGAATCATCTTGCCTTCATCAGCGCACCGGATTTCGAGAACCCCACTGATTCAGGAACCGATAACGGTTACGACGTGCAGGTCACGGCCGACGATGGCACGAACCAAACGGTCCAGAACATCACGATCACCGTCGCCGACAACAACGACGCGCCGACGCTCAGCGCGACGCCGACCAATCCGCTCTACACGCCGGGTGTCGACCTGTTTGATGCGGTCACCGCATCGACCATCGAGGGCGGGCAGTTCATCGATCAGCTCGTGTTTACGGTTTCGAACGTCAACGACACCGACGAGACGATGTCGATCGACGGCTCGCCGGTCGCGCTGACCGACGGGACCATCGTGACTCCCACCGCCGGAAACGGCATGGACGTGACGGTCGCGGTCGTGGGCACCACCGCGACGGTTACCATCAGCAAAGCCGGCGGCGTCGATGCGTCCATCATCGCGGCGATCGTCGACGGTATGACCTACACGGATGCGGCGCCCGCGGGCGGCTCGCGGGATGTGACGATCACGTCGCTGCACGACACCGGCGGGAACGCCAACGGCGGCAACCCGACCGGCACGCCCAACATCACGTCGACCATCACCTTCGACCAGCCGCCCACGATCACGGCGGGCGCCACGCTGAACTACACCGAGGACGATGGCGCGAAGGTGATCGACAACACGATCGTGGTGAACGATCCGGACAACGCCAACCTGCAGAGCGCGACGGTCAAGATCACTGGCGGCTTCGTCAGCGGCGAGGACGTGCTGAGCTTCACCAACACGGCGACCATCACCGGCAGCTTTGTCGGCGATACGCTGACGCTCACCGGCTCCGACACGCTCGCCGCCTACCAGGCTGCGCTGCGCTCGGTGACATACACCGACACCAGCCAGGATCCCTCCGGCGCCGACCGCACCATCACGTGGACGGTCAACGACGGTTCACTCAACAACACCACGGTGGCGACGAGCACGATTCACGTCACCCCGGTGAACGACCAGCCGACGCTGACCGCGACCGGCCTGAGCCCTGGATTCACCGAGAATGGCTCGGCGGTGGATCTCTATTCCACGGTGGCCGCCTCCACCATCGAGGCGGGGCAGAATCTCGACCAGTTGATTCTCACGGTGACCAACATCGCCGGCACCGGTGCGACCGAAAGCCTGTTCATCGACGGCACCACGGTCGAGCTCAACAACGGCAATTCGGAAACGACCGCGACCCACGGCATGACGGCGTCTGTTGCCCTCGCGGGTGGCACCGCGACCGTCACCGTCTCCAAGTCCGGCGGAATTTCCAGCGGCGACATGCAGACGCTGGTTGACAACCTCGCCTATGGCAACACCAGCGACGATCCGGGCGCGGCGAGCCGCGTCGTCACCATCACGTCGCTGCGCGATACCGGCTCGAACGCCGCGCCGAACGACAACATCAATTCGACGCTCGTCGTCCAGTCGACGGTCGCGGTCACGCCGGTGAACGACGCACCGAAGCTGACCGCAACCAGCGTCGGCGGCACCTTCACCGAGCCTCCCGGCAGCGGGCTCTCCGCGCCGACCGCCGGCGCCGTCGACCTGTTCTCCAGCCCTTCGGCCTCGACTATCGAGGCGGGCCAGGCCTTCAAGCAGATCAAGATCACGGTCAGCAACGTCGCCGACACCACCGAATTCCTGAACGTCTCAGGCACCGCAGTCGACCTCGTCAACGGCAACTCGGAAAGCGTCACGGGCGGCACCGCAAGCGTCGTGGTTGCGGGCGGCACCGCCACGGTGACCATCGACGCCACAACGACGTTCACCGCGGCGCAACTCAATTCGCTGGTCGACAGTCTCAAATACGACAACAACGACGACACGCCGACAGCGACCAGCCACACCATCACCATCACCTCGCTCACCGACAATGGCGGGACCGCGAGCGGGGGCGTCGACACCTCATCGCCGGGCCTTTCGGCCTCGGTCACCGTCGTGGCGACCAACGACGCGCCGGTCGCGCAGAACTTCGATTTCTCGGCCAGTGCCGCAAATGATGCGATCGGCAACACCTCGCTGGTGCTCGACAACGGCGTGGCGCCGTCGCCGCCCGATCCGGCCGGCCCGCAGAAGACCATCTCGGGCAACTTGCTCACCGGCGCAACCGATGTGGACGGCCCCGGCCCGCTGGTCACCGTTTCGCAGAACAACGTGGCGACCACGCACGGCCATGTCACCATCAATACCAGCGGCGAATTCTCATACACGCCGGCCGCCGGATACACCGGCACGGATACGTTCACCTACCAGGTGTCCGACCAGAACACCCCGACCGCCGGCACCGGCACCGGCACCGTCACGGTCAACGTCGCGACACCGCATGTGTGGTACGTCAACGCGGACGCCGCCACCGACGGCGACGGCACCTCCGCCAGCCCGTTCAAGACGCTCTCGCACTTCGCGGGCGCGGGCGGCGTCGACCACTCGGGCGACATCATTTTCGTCTACAACGCCACCAACCACCTCACCGGCGGGCTCACGCTCGAGAGCAACGAGCAGCTGATCGGCCAGGACGTCGGCCTCACCGTCAACGGCACGCCGCTCGAAGCCGCAACCGGCGTCAACGGCGCCATCATCGAAGGCGGCGTGGTGCTGGGGATCGACAACACGATCAGCGGCGTCACCCTCGGCAACACCGGGTCCGGCACCGCGCTCTCCGGCACCAGCTTCGGGACGCTCAACGTCGACCACACCGTGGTCAACACCGACAACAACGGCATGATTCTGAGCACCGGCGCGTTCGGCGCGGGCGCGGCATTCACGTCCTTCACCTCCGGCGGCGCGACCGACGTGTCGCTGACCAGCGTCACCGGCAGCGTCGACCTCGGCACCGGCACGATGAGCGGCCAGTTCGCCGTCAACGGCGGCTCGGTCAACACCACCTACGCGGGCAATCTCAGCCAGGCCAACAACGCCGCGATGGTGGACGTCAGCGGCGGACACAGCGGCACGCTGACCTTCAACACCGGCACGCTCACCGCCACCAACGGCACCGGCCTGCAGTTCAACAATGCCGACGGCACCTACAATTTCAACGGCACCAACACGCTGAACAATTCGGTCGGCGGCGCCAACGCCAACGCCGGCATCAACATTGTCAACAGCTCGGACGGCACCTTCTCGTTCTCGTCGAACAGCTCGATCACCAATCAAACCAGCGGGACGGCGTTCAACGTCAGCGGCGGCGGCGGAAACATCACCTACGCCGGCACGATTGGAACCACGGATTCCACGACCGACAACAGCGGCAACACGTCGGTCTCGGTCGTCAACAAGACCGGCGGCACCGTCGCCTTCTCTGGCAACATCCTCGACTCCAACGACAGCGGCGGCGGCATCGGTATTTCCGGCAACGCCAACAGCACCGTCAATTTCTCCGGCACGGCCAAGACGCTGGACACCGGCATCGGCGACGGCGTCTCGATCACCAACAACACCGGCACCTCGAACGTCAACTTCACCAATGGCGGGCTGACCGTCCAGACCAGCAACGGCACGGCCTTCCAGGACACCGTGGCGGGCACGGTGACCGTCGTCGGCAGCGGCAACACCCTCGCCACCAGCGGCACCGGCGCGATCGTCAACATGAGCGACGTCTCGCTCGGCGCCAGCGGGGTCACCTTCGGTTCACTGCAATCGACCGGCGCCTCGGTCAACACCACGGCGGTCCTGCTCAACAACGTCGATGGCAACACGTTCACCTCCGGCGGGACCTCGATCGCCGGCACCAGCGGCGCGGGCAATGACGGCATCCGCGTCAGCGGCGGCTCGTCTTCGACCTTCAACTTCAACGGCACCACGACGGTCAGCAACACCGCCAACGACGGCATCAATCTGAGCGGCGCGAACGGCGCCGTGTCGTTCAATTCCGTCGCGCTCAACGGCATGGGCGGAGACGGCATCGACGTCAGCGGCAACACCAACAGCGTGACGGTCTCGGGCGGCTCGATCGGCAACACTAACGATCCGGCCGGCAAGGGCGTCACGGTCGGCAGCGGGACCGGGAACGTCTCGGTTGCGGCCTCGATCACCAAGACCACCGCCGGCCATGTGGCGGATGTCTCCGGTCACACCGGCGGCACGGTTACGTTCTCGGGAAATCTCAGCGCCACCGGCGGCGTCGATAACGGCATAGGCGTGAGCAGCGTTACCGGAGGAACCTATAACTTCACCGGGCAGACCATGGCGCTCAGCACGGGCACTTCGACTGGTGTCGATCTGTCCGGCAACACTGGCGGCACGATCAACTTCAATCCGACCGCCGGCGGCAACGGTCTCGACATCACGACGAGTTCGGGCACCGGCTTCAAGGCGGTCAGCGCCAGCGGAACTGGTGCCACGATAAACGTCGTACAGACCGGGACGAGCGGAACGGCTGGCAACACCATCAACTCGTCGACGGGCACTGGGCTCGACATTGAGCACAACACCATCGGGTCCAGCAACGTCACGTTCCAGAGCATTTCGTCGGGCGGTGCAGCCAACAACGGCATCACGCTCGATACGACCGGATCGAGTGGCGGGCTGCACGTCACGGGTGACGGCAGCACTGCCGGCTCGGGGGGCACGATCGCAAGCAAGACGGGCGCCGACGCCAGCACCACAAGCGGGATCGGCATCTACCTGAACAGCACTTCGAACGTGCAGCTCAACGAAATGAACCTGCACGACTTCCAGAATTTCGGAATCTTCGGAAACACCGTCAACAACTTCAACCTGACCAACAGCACGGTCAATGCGACGGCGTCGGGGACGGCGACGAACGGCACGCAGCAGGGATCACCCAACAACGAGGGCTCCATCCTGTTCAAGGAGCTCACGGGCACCGCGAACATCACCAACGATACTGTTGCCGACGGCATAACCAGCGATCTTGACGTGCACAACAACAACAGCGGAAGCTCGCTCACGCTCAATGTGTCCGGCAGCACGTTCACGGGACGGGATAGCGCGACACTCAGCGCGACTGTTCAGGAAGTCCTGCTGGTGGCCGGCGCAAACCCTGGCGACACCCCGACGATCACGGCCAACTTCACCAACAATACGATGACCAACAACGACGCGCGCGACCTGCAAGCGGTTGCGAACGGCGCAGCCGTGATGAACATCAACATCGGGCAGAACAACGTCGCGGGCAGCGGTGGCAACTTCAACGGCATGCCAGCTGCGGCGCTCGACCTCGATCACAATTCAACTGGCAACTACAATTTCAATGTTCAGAACGCGACGTTCACCACGGGTAACTTCAACGGGCAGACCGGCGCCGGCCTGCCAATCAATATCTTTAACGGCAGCCAAAGCGGCGCCGCCTCGACCTTCCAGGGACGTATCGTGCAGAGCACGATCAACGGCGGCAATAATCCGGGAGGGGGTTTCGACGGCATCGCGCTGACGGGCTCCGGCCCTGGAACGATGACGATGCTGGTCGACCACAACACGGTAAACAACATATCCGCAGTCGGCATCAGCTATACCGGGGCGCAGCTTTCAGCGACCAACCACACGAACCTCACAATTACAAACAACACCGTCAATATGGCGAGCAACGCCAACGACAGTTTCGGCATTCAGGTCTCGGGTCAGGCCAGCTCCTCGGCTACCTCGGTGGTTGAGGCGAATATCAGCGGCAACACCGTCACCAACGATGCGGCGAGCCCCGATTACCGTGTGGACGCACGATTCAGCAGTGCTACGTTTCAAATGCCGGGTTATGCCGGTGGCAGCCAGGATCTGACTGCGATCAAGAACTTCGTTGCCGGCAACAACGGAACGACCAGCACCGAAGTGAGCGCCAGCGTTGGACTTGCGCCCGGCGGCAATTTCACGAACACCCCCGGCGGAGCGGCGGTTCCGCTGCCAAACAATCCGCAGCCAATGCTCGCGCTCGACGGCGGTGTGGCGAGTGCATCCGTCACGCCGGGCGAGATGAATCTGACCCAGTCGCAGCTCGATACGATCGTGGCGGCGGCCATCAATTACTGGGCCGCGGCCGGCGCCAGCGCCGACCAGATCGCAACGCTTCAGCATGTCACCTACACGGTCGGCGATGCGATGGCAGGCTGGCTCGCCGAGTCGACGGCGAATCATGTGCTGGTTGACGCCAGTGCCAACGGCAATGGCTGGTTCGTCGATCCGACGCCAGCCGACAGCTCCGAGTTCGCCAATGTGGTGAGCGCGACGCGCGCCTTCACGGATCCGACCACCGATGCGGCGGGCCACATGGACCTGCTCACTGTCGTCGCGCACGAGATGGGCGAGCAGCTCGGCCTCAGCGAGCAATGGGGGACCGACGCGCAGGACAACATCATGTCCGTCTTCCTGCAGGACGGAGAGCGGCGGCTGCCCTCGCTCGCGGACGCAGGGCTCGCGCAGCAACAGGAGTCGAGCGTGGTTGTGCAGGCAGCGGAGGCGGCACTTCCGACGGGCGCAGCAGCTTCGGCGGGAACGCCTATCGCTCCTGGCGGTGCGGGCGACGACACCTTCCATATCGCGCAGGGCGGCATGATCGTTGTGGGCGGTGCCGGTGCAGATGCATTTGTGTTCGATCAGGCCGTGCTCACCGCGCCTGCCGCGCAGGTCACGCACATCGCGGATTACAGCGCGATGCAGGGCGACATTATCGACGTGTCGGCTATCGTGACCCTGCCGCCAGTGATGCGCGGCGCGCCGGCGCCGACCGACGCCGACATGGTGCGCGTCGCCGAGGATGCGAGCGGCGCTTTCGCGACGCTTCAGGTGAGCAACGCCGGCCAGTGGACCGCGGTGGCACAGCTCGACGGGGTGCACGCGGGCGATGCGGTGAACGTCGTGCTCGACGCCACCCATGCGCAGCACCAGCTCCACGCCGCGTGGCTGGCGTAG
- a CDS encoding tail fiber protein, whose product MSTPFLSEIRLMSFGFAPKGWTMCNGQLLPINQNQALFSLLGTTYGGDGRVNFGLPDLRGRVPTHMGGGLTLGERAGTEAVTISISTMPTHAHTMVGTSDVGTNAPPSGQLLGASPAKIYDPFANPTTLQPGTIGNTGGSQAHNNMQPFLVLNFCIALQGIFPSQT is encoded by the coding sequence ATGTCGACGCCCTTTCTGTCCGAAATCCGCTTGATGTCGTTCGGCTTCGCCCCCAAGGGCTGGACGATGTGCAACGGGCAACTCTTGCCCATCAACCAGAACCAGGCGCTGTTCTCGCTGCTCGGCACGACCTATGGCGGCGACGGACGCGTGAACTTCGGGCTGCCTGATCTACGTGGCCGCGTGCCGACGCATATGGGCGGTGGCCTTACGTTGGGCGAGAGGGCCGGGACAGAGGCGGTTACCATTTCGATCTCTACGATGCCGACGCACGCTCACACAATGGTTGGAACAAGCGATGTGGGTACGAATGCGCCTCCTTCCGGGCAGCTGCTGGGGGCGAGCCCAGCGAAAATTTACGACCCGTTCGCGAACCCAACAACGTTGCAGCCGGGAACCATCGGCAACACGGGGGGCAGCCAGGCGCACAACAACATGCAGCCCTTCCTGGTGCTCAACTTCTGCATCGCCCTGCAGGGCATCTTCCCCTCGCAGACCTGA